The Panicum virgatum strain AP13 chromosome 6K, P.virgatum_v5, whole genome shotgun sequence nucleotide sequence atgcatcaaaggatgggattgaacttgccgtcttcaaagccttcagggaagtcctgtccttcgggctcggggtcgcggatcgggtcctcgttcacctgctcaccgtactgctcgtcaacgggttctccttcgttcactccgtggtctacagcgcacacaaacaaacacacaatcagaacaaggatttgtcgtcgagcttgaaacgggaacacatgaaatatagagcatagagtattatttttgggcggtttctgaatagtatggccagaactgagttaggagaggcgaggtaaaattttaggttaagctggggtcgttaggcacataaaatgataggtcaggggagcgtttaggccctaaacaggggtccagggacctaattgtaattaagattaagcaggcaggggcttggtttatactttagaagtttcttgggttaatctGAAAGAGTCAGGGGCTTAGTTGTAAATAACTTTATATGGTGGGGGTTTATTTTGGAAACATAACAAGGGTAAGGGTTTAATTGCAAAAGGGTTTAAAAGGGCGGGGTCTCTTTACTGATTAAAGGAAAGTGGAGGGGGGTATGGGCAAAaacgcccttcttcttccccctcctCGCGGCAGAACAGGGGAAGggccgagcggcgccggcggcggccgattcggccgtcctgggcctcgacggcggcccggGGTAGAGGGGAAAGGAGGTGGGGGCCCTGCGGGGTCGattcccggcctcaccttgggccggggcggcgctcagaggcggggcgacgcgggctggcggcggcggcgctactgaagcggggcggcggcgctagcgctGGGAGGGGGAGGCAGTGGTGGCCAGGGGGGGGTTTGAGTGTGAGGgtgtggcgccggtggggaggCTTTTATAGCCGtggagaggcggtggcggcttggcgggatgcggcggaggccggcggccggagtaatggcggtgggggccgGCGTCAACGGTGGTcggggctcggcgaggcgacgtGACGCCTCAGGCAGGCGGCGACCACTGCAGGCGTCACtgtgccgaggtcgccgccgcctgtacggcgtcaacggcggcggtgtGCGCGCGGCAGGCGGGCCGGTGCAGTGGCCCGACGCGTCGCGACTCGGCGAGCgcgtgcacgcgcgcgcgcgcacgtccGGCCCGGGCGCGGGCACGCGGCCGGGGAGTGGCTCGGGTGCAGTAGGGCGCAGGCGAGCGGGTCCGGGCGGCGgtgtgcgcggcgcggcgggcgcgggctgGGCACGGCCGGGGCGCGGGCTGGTGCGCGCCGAGCCGCTGCAGGGCGGCGCGTGCGCTGGGGGTTTGGGgaaggcgcgcgcgcggggcgcccggtggcaggccgagcggggtaGGGGTGGCGTGCCCGGGGGAAGGCGCGCGTTGCGTGCGGCGGCGTGGCACGGTCGCGCGGCTGGCGTCGCGGCGTGCACGGCCCGACGCGCCGCGGCGCGGCTAGCGCGTCCACGCACGCGTGGGGAGGTGTGATGCGTGTGCACGGGCGGCGGTGAGCTGCTGCAGCTGCGAAGGGGGGGGCTCGGTGCGGCGAGCGGCCAGCGCAGAGGGGTGGTGGCGCGTCCGTGCCGTGCGGAGCAGGGGAAGGGGGGGGCCGGGCCGGTGCTCTGCCGCGAtcgggaaggagggaggagaagggaggaaggagagagagggagagggaaaagaaaaaaaaagaaaaagaaaaaaaatgggaaaaaggagataaagagaaaagaagaaaggaaggaaaatggagagagggaggggcgggaaTCGCGCTGACGCGATgcggccccggccggccacgcgcggcggtcGCGTGCGACGAGAgcaggcgggattcgcggcgtggTCTACggctggtcggccacgcgcgtgtCGCGCGCAGAGGAGAATGGGACAACGGGTGTTCGGGAAGGAGAAATTATCTCGGGATTTGGGTTTAGGGTTTTGGaaggatctcgagctcaacgacgaaacacaacattagcgcatgatttattttagtcaattttcgggatgttacattaATACTTAATAGCCATCATGGAAGTAGTAGAGATTACCTTTGTAACGGTACATTATTGTACTTTTATCTTTACCGTGGAGCCCTATTATGAGGTGTAGTGTTTTTAACGAGGCAATATACTAAtgcaaaattaattaataaatcATATTTTCCTCAATTTTATCTTTTCTCATTTTGTTCATATTAGTTTGACTTTTTCTCATCGTTGGTAGTATAGCGACCCATAGGCATGGTTGGTTAGTTGTGACAATCTCTTCTCATACGACAAGTACAACTGCAAGTATTTGGAGAGCTGTGCTTTGGCCAACCCGGCACGAAGGTGTGCCGGCGTGCCATGGACCATGCTTAGGCCTGGTAAAAGACTTGTCGTGCCGTGTCCACGGCACGATGTGTCGAGCGTGCTTGGAAGTCTAGACCTGACATGGCACGAGGCACGAGAGAGTCGGGCTGAGCCAGCATGGCACGACCCAAGTCCCACGCCCTTCACCTAGCCCGAGCTCATTGAGATGAGCGAGCACGCATGGGAGCTttccttccctttcctcccACACACACCTTGACGAAGTGGAGACAACCTCTTTATTTATGTTAAATCTTCACTAACAAAGTTGTCTTTATTTATGTTAAATCTTCACTAACAAAGTTGTATATAAAGTCAGCCTCAACGAGAGTTTTATGGTATTAAATTTTATGTCACATCATCAATTTTACTGAcatggcaaggagagagaagggagttTCATAGGATGTGAGAGGAGTTTCgtcaccataaaactcatctggcacagttATCTAGTTTTCAGTCTTGGTAATTGGGCCATAAAACTATGCACTGAGACAGCCTAAAGGTTCCACCACTTCCACTATCCTCTTGTCATTAATGAGCCTTCGAGATTTATTAGAAATTTCTGGATTTATTAAACGGGCCAAGCTCATATTCCAACAACTGGATAGAGTTAGCTAcacatgtactccctccgtatagGAAAACAATGTCGTTTTGAACAAAATTTGGgtcaaacattgggaatataaatcatgaataacttttaagttattgagtttgaaaaagtgAAAGTAGATTTGTCTTAAAAAGCACTTTCataagaaatatatatatatatatcactttTTAACaagtatttttataaaaataagcagTTAAAGTTATgctttggagaccgtgtcgctaTCCTAAACGTCTTCTATTtcctatatggagggagtatatggcATGCAAATATTAAATGTGTGAACTAGAAAACCAATTGAAACTCCCCAAAAAATCTATCTATGTCCTAATTGAAAATCAGCAGTGTTAGGTCCTAATAAGTTGCTAGTGCCTTATGAGTCCATAAAAAACAAATACATCAACTTCCAAATGAGCACATGAGAACAAATTTATAAATCAAACAAGTTAGGTAACATGTTTCCTATAGAAAACAACAGGAGGAAGGAGGACTGACCTAGCCAGCGACGCGTGATTTGTACTTTAATTTCCATAATCTCGGTGGTTGTAATCACAAATTGATACAACCGCTGCATTTACTTTTGAATGCAACATACACGCCACGCAGCGATTAAGACTTCTGCCATGGCCCCCACTCGCTAAGACGCTAATCCTAGTATTTACGCACTGCTATTAGTTAAAGCACAAAGGTTTGATCAATTGTAGAAGGCGAAGAATAATATATTTGAATTGTACATATGGTGTAAATAAAAGTAACCAACTAACTTGCAAGCTGCACACATAGTGGAAATGGTGGTAGAGTTAGATGACAATGACTTCATCGTAAAAACAATACGACGAGGGCCAATATGTTGTTTGTGCGATGTGCTGCTAATAATAAACAAGGACTGAACACTAAATGTTTAATAACCTATTTTTTGAAACATCAATGTGTGCAACTGTGCATATATTCCTCCTGATTTATGctaattatcatattttttacaaTATAGATATTTTATTTAAAGTaatataattatatttttagaGATTGGAATTAAAACAGTTCCACATATAACATTGATGTTTTTCTCAACGCAATCTTCTCTTCTTTAAATCCTTATCTACTATAGCACATAAAAATTATATATGCGCGCATGCTTTTCCATGGGCTCCCTCCATAATATGTTATAGTCAATTATTAAACTGGAAACTTGCCCCCCAAATCTGATACATCTTGGGGCAAAATGGCCTTTGGGTGGTTGAAGAGCCGGTTTTGTAAGTTGAGATAGGAACTACCCTACTAAGATTCTCATTTTGGATTTATTTTAGTCATACACACATTATTATTATCTTTTAGTTTGGAATACATATTATCCTTATAGATGTTGATCACTTCATGAACTTCCCCAGCTGCAACCTCAAAGGTATTACACAAAATagtattattattttttgtccATGCATATCCTAATTAATTGGTAGACAAAGAAACGTTTGTCCAACATGCTTGTAATGAGCTCTCACAATGACATTAGGGCAAGGAAGCAAGATTATATTTTTCTCAACAACATGCCTTACTGACGTGGCTTTATATTTATCTGTTTATTTCGTAAATGTACACGTCATCAATGACACGATGCAACTCAAATACAAAATCCTTTTAAGGCAATATTCCGACAGATATGGAACCCTGAGATTCTTGATTACCATTTCATATTGAGCCTGGCTATATGAAACGGTTGTCCCAATTCTCTGATATATATATTACTTCGAGCACTTTGATTTTATATATTAAAGTTTGTGCAGCGCATGGCTTGTCGAATTATGTCGTTTATTTTGTAAATTTGGTTATCACCATTGTTTTCACGCTTCATCTACGTATATGTTGTATAGACGCTGATCGATCAGATACGTAGATCCATCAGTTAGCCCAGCCCCAAGTGCAtgtacagaaaaaaaaatgaaaaaacttTGATCCAGTAAACATGCATGATCAGGCCACATGTGATTAGTTTTCTCTTAAACTTGCTGGACAGGACTGTGACACTGCACAGTGTGTCTACACTAGTAATAGAGAACCTTAccttcagagagagagagagagagaggctacTTATTATGTTATTGGTAGTGGTAAGTACTGTGGACAGGATCTAGATAGCATATTCATTTGACCCACGAACAAGTGGATCACGAGTTAATTCAGATAGAAGCTaagaaaagtatatatatattagcATTAGAGGAGGGACAATACCAGCTAAGATaggaagcggcggcggatcAACCCATGTTATGTCATCGGGTCAATTTATCGGCTAAGGGTCCCAATATATGGTAAAAACATTATGTTAATCCTTAGTTTTTTTAACTTAGGCACATGCATATATATAGTCATCATCTGGTTAAACCACATAATAAAGATTGCATGAAAATGAAGAAACAAAGCGgtttgatttattagcaaatcTTTGGCTCTCAAAAAGTGAACCAAAactaatctaaaaaaaagtgaACCAAAACTTTGTGTGATAAATGTACAttgtttgtttccttttttcGTCTGAAATGGGACATATGGAGGGAAGGGATGGTTACTCTCAAGAGTTGGGACTGCTCGTCCTCACGGGTCCAAGCCAGGGAAGGTGTCATCACCACGAAGACCTGCTAACCCAGCTAACCAAACTAACAACACCGTGTTTACTATTTTCAATTAATTAGGAGAGAATCTTCTGTATTTATTATCCTATACTTACTGCTTGGCTAATGTCCTTTTGGTCAAAAAAAATAACTGTTTGCCACTATAATGTATAGCATATTTTTTACTATATTCATATAGGTAGCTTGGTACTTTGGGGCATGCATTTCTTAGAAACTTTTAAACCCCTACATCACATAttcactttttttcttttcaaaacacATATTCAGATGACCTACCTATCAATATAATGCACCTATACCTACCATGCCCTTCATGGTATTTGTACGATCATACTCTGTATCGAAGTTTGTCGAGACGTCATTCTCAACCGAGTTGTGGCTGGTGGTGAGCATCACCACCGTGTAGACATGGTACggtggggtttttttttttgatggcaTGGTACGGTGGCTTTGCCTGCATTGGAGTTGGAGCTGTCAATGGAGCCAAACAGGGAAAAGGGGGGCAGTTTTGACCTTTTGTCTCGACCGTGTGTGTGTTTTTTGCGTGGTTGAGTGCAGATCAAGGCCACCTTTTTGTTGTTTGTGTGCGTAATGAGGTGAAacagatttctttttttttgttggcatGGTTTGCACGTTTTGCTTTGATTTTGCAGTATATATCCACCTTCTAGATATAGAGGCCGGGTTAATTCTTCATTTAAAAAAAGCAAGAACGACTACAAGAGAGAATCCCGTCAACATATTTTAATCACGGCTAGCTTCCGTTTCTTTTTTCTACAGAatttgtgtgattttttttggtTTATTTATGCGTTTTCAGAACAGATTAATTAGCTCTGAAAATTGAGGAATTATTACATGTTTTCTTCCATGCTGCAACAGCTTTGACAAGGAATGTTTGAGGAAATTAATAAGGGGTAGAATCGTGGTAACTCTACCGTAATTTATAGCGTCATGCAAGGGGTAAATTAGTTGTCATGTGCCATCTCTTACAGAAATAGAGGCATGGATATCATTAATAATTTATTTGATTCCATGCCATACTGGACCGTCATGTGAGAGCTTGGGCTTGGGAGCAGGTGATGAACAGGTTATTATGCAAACAAAGAACTCAACAAAGTCAAAGACAAAATCTGAATCtctgaaataaaaaagaaattgtAGAACACAGACTACACACTGCAAAGATATATAAAATAATGTTAATAAACGGTACTGTATCTCAGAAGTTGGATCCCAAAGATCTCaaccaaaaaaaaagggggTGGAAAGTAATTTAGGAGGAAGGCAGGACCAGGGGACCTGCcagctcatcctctgcatcaGCAGGACCAGTGTGTAACAGACTTGCTGTTAAATTTAGCACCGGCTCTCTTTTGATTCAAAACCCGCAAGCAAAAATATTTACTCCTGTTGGAATTTCCAGTTGAAATGCCAATTCcaatttgttcttcttctgggcTCCCCACCTACCTCCTCCCGCAGTCTGAGGTCCAATTTTCAGCATCTAGCCATATGCTCCTGCACCTTCTTTCGTGAACGTGCAGAGAGCAGgctgttctctctctctctctctaccatAAATCATTCCTCCTCAGCCTAGACCCTGCTGTATTGCCGTGCTTTTGACAATTGGAAGGCGACCCACATAGCTGCTTGTCCCCCGGGTGGCGACTGTAGCAACAAAACTTTGATCTTGGGGGGTTTTGGGGCGGCGGGAGATTGGGTTTTCTTGGCTCTGGAAATCTGTCCAGGTTAGTCTCTGAAGCGTTTGAGGTTGGTTGGAGTGAAGATTTTCGGTTCGGTGGGCACAAATCCTCGGTTTGTGGCTCGGATTTGGGTTATTCTCGCCCCGATTCTTGGTTATTGGCTCTTGCACTGAAGGTTCCATTCTGGCTCTTGCCGAAATCAAAGGGGAAAGGTTCGATCTTGGGAGCAAGTTCTGTCTGAAGATTTGAGGTGGCATTCGGATTTGGGTTATCTGTCTCGCGTTCTTGGTTGTTCTTGAAGGACTTGCTGTTTGCTTTGACCAAGCTGACGGTCGGTCTTGGCCTCCGCAGATGTGCGGATTTGGGGTGGAACTGCAGTGAGAAGGCCAAAGAGTTGTTCCTGATCCTGGTTTTGGTGATTTAATTTCCGGCGCTAAATTTGGGAAGTTCAGGGATTCCATTTTCGGTTGATGCGAATGGGGAGTCACTTTCGGCCGATGGGAAGCTCTCGGGTGTGAGGTTTTGTGGTGGGATTACGACCTGAAGGTTGAAGGAGATGCTAATGGCGTCGATATCGGATAGCGAGGCGACCAACCGGGGAAGCATGTGGGAGCTGGATCAGAACCTTGATCAGCCCATGGATGAGGAGGCAAGTCAGCTGAAGAACATGTACAGAGAAAAGGTATGACTGTGATCCTTGCATGTCGGACTCTGAATGTTTGTTGCACAAAAGTCTGTTCCTCTCTGTAGCTATCATCATTTCCAGCTTAGCCTCTGTGTTCATCTGAAAGAAACATGCTGGTCCTTTGATGTGAAATTGTGAATGGTGCAGTATTGGATTGATGGCTCAGGGGACCATTTTGATATAAAAGGGTGGGAGGAACCATATTTTAGATGTGCTGTTACTATTATTTTCCAATTGTAGGAACAGATTCTTACATCTTGTTCAGTTCTCTCATCTTAAAGTTGCTACAATATATGTGCTCTATGCACCTTGTATAGGCTAGTTCGTTATCGTGTTATTAGCTCAAAGAACTGGCATGATCTTTGCTTTTATTCATGCAGAAGTTTTCATCAATTTTGTTACTGCGGCTCGCGTTTCAGAGCCTTGGCGTAGTATTTGGTGACTTAGGTACATCACCATTGTATGTTTTCTACAATATCTTTCCACATGgggttgatgatgatgaagatgttatTGGAGCTCTGTCCTTGATCATTTACACACTTACTCTCATCCCTCTGATGAAGTATGTTTTTGTCGTTTTGCGAGCCAATGATAATGGTCAAGGTAAGATATCACATTCTTGTAATCTTACTGTTATTTGTTGGCTATTATGATTCATTTGGCGTTTGCAAGAATTATGAGTGCTGTTGTCAATGGTAAAAGTATGAGCTGATAGTTCGCATAGGTTCTGCAATTCACCATTTGGTTTGGTTGTGTGATGGATTTGTATCAACACGTTTTAATATGAGACGCCAGAGTGGTTGCTAGACAACAATTTACTAATCATGAAATTTGTAGAAGATGAAGCTTCGAAATCATTTTGCTTTGTGCTCAGACAAGAAATACTCTTGCAATTGGAATTTGTTTCCACGAATGTTCAGACAATATATTTTTATCTTTATTGACAGGTGGCACATTTGCTCTTTATTCTCTACTGTGCCGGCATGCTAAGGTCAGCACTATACCCAACCAACATAAGACCGATGAAGAATTAACCACATATAGTCGGCAAACTTATGAGGAGAATTCACTTGCAGCAAAAGTGAAGAGATGGCTAGAGGGACATGCATATAAAAAGAACTGTCTTCTTATTCTCGTTCTCATTGGTACATGTACCGCCATTGGAGATGGAATCCTTACTCCTGCTATATCAGGTATCCAGAATCATAGTTTTATGAGTAAATCTAAAATAACTGTGATCTAACCTGCATATTTATGTGTTATGTAGTTCTCTCTGCATCAGGTGGAATAAGGGTTCAGAATCAGAACATGAGCACAggtgcccccccccctcctGTATGGTCTTTTGAAGTTTGTTCTGAACTCCAGCGCGCTGCATTATTCATTTTCCTTGATCTATTGAGGATCATAACATCTTTTGCATATGCTGCTTTTTCTAATATCTTGTAAATCTGGCAGATGTGGTTGTAATTGTTGCTGTGATCATATTAATTGGCTTATTCTGCATGCAACACTATGGGACAGATAAAGTTGGGTGGCTCTTTGCACCTCTAGTGCTCCTTTGGTTTATTCTAATTGGGGGTGTTGGGGTAGTGAACATACACAAGTACAACAGTTCTGTTCTAAAAGCATATAATCCGGTCTACCTCTTCCGGTATTTCAAACGAGGGAAGTCTGAGATTTGGACATCTCTTGGAGGGGTCATGCTTAGCATCACAGGTCATTGGCTATTCAACTGTAACTTTAGCATCAATTGTTAGATGAAACAGAGTTAACTATATGTCTTTTTCTACTCAGGAACTGAAGCATTGTATGCTGATCTATGTCACTTCCCTGTATTGGCTATTCAGGTCAGTGGTTTCAACCAAAAAGATCAtgaagtatgatatatttgccTCAATGAATTAATCATGTCTATGTCCAGATTGCCTTCACCTTAGTGGTGTTTCCATGCCTTCTACTGGCATACACTGGGCAGGCTGCTTACATTATCGACCACAAGGACCATGTAGCTGATGCTTTCTATCGCTCCATCCCAGGTTACTGAACTCTAAACAAATTTGATCCTTCGTATCTCAAGATACCATACCACCATATCATGTCCAATATGTACGAATTGGCATAGTGCTTGTTGCACTACTCTTATTGTACATTAGTGCTGTGTGCACTTTGGTATACTCAAGTTGAGATGCTCTATCAC carries:
- the LOC120713235 gene encoding glycine-rich protein 1-like, with the translated sequence MAVGAGVNGGRGSARRRDASGRRRPLQASLCRGRRRLYGVNGGGVRAAGGPVQWPDASRLGERVHARARTSGPGAGTRPGSGSGAVGRRRAGPGGGVRGAAGAGWARPGRGLVRAEPLQGGACAGGLGKARARGARWQAERGRGGVPGGRRALRAAAWHGRAAGVAACTARRAAARLARPRTRGEV